A single genomic interval of Ramlibacter sp. harbors:
- a CDS encoding DMT family transporter, with the protein MTPAALLDFFVLSALWGASFLFMRVAAVEFGALPAAAGRVMVAALFLLPLLWLRGLVPELRRHWKKALLVGVLNSGVPFACYTFALLVITTGLAAILNATVPLFGAVVAWLWLKDRPAGSRVLGLVIGFAGVALLTWDKASFKPGAAGIAPAWAVLACLVATLCYGISASFAKRYLSGVPPLATATGSQVGASLALLLPALWWWPQHNPSLHAWLALVALGVACTGLAYILYFRLIETAGPARALAVTFVVPVFALGYGAVLLGETISPWMVGCGAVIVLGTALSTGLLKFGK; encoded by the coding sequence ATGACGCCTGCCGCCCTGCTCGACTTCTTTGTACTCTCCGCCCTGTGGGGCGCCTCGTTCCTGTTCATGCGCGTGGCGGCCGTGGAGTTTGGCGCGCTGCCCGCGGCGGCCGGCCGCGTGATGGTGGCGGCGCTGTTCCTGCTGCCGCTGCTGTGGCTGCGTGGCCTGGTGCCTGAACTGCGCCGGCACTGGAAGAAGGCCCTGCTGGTGGGCGTGCTGAACTCGGGCGTGCCGTTTGCCTGCTACACCTTTGCGCTGCTGGTCATCACCACCGGGCTGGCCGCCATCCTCAACGCCACGGTGCCGCTGTTTGGCGCGGTGGTGGCCTGGCTCTGGCTCAAGGACCGGCCCGCGGGCTCGCGCGTGCTGGGCCTGGTGATCGGCTTTGCGGGCGTGGCCCTGCTGACCTGGGACAAGGCCAGCTTCAAGCCCGGCGCGGCCGGCATCGCGCCGGCCTGGGCCGTGCTGGCCTGCCTGGTGGCCACGCTGTGCTACGGCATCTCGGCCAGCTTTGCCAAGCGCTACCTCAGCGGCGTGCCGCCACTGGCCACGGCCACCGGCAGCCAGGTGGGCGCCTCGCTGGCGCTGCTGCTGCCCGCGCTGTGGTGGTGGCCCCAGCACAACCCCAGCCTGCATGCCTGGCTGGCGCTGGTGGCGCTGGGCGTGGCCTGCACGGGGCTGGCCTACATCCTGTATTTCCGCCTGATCGAGACCGCCGGCCCGGCCAGGGCGCTGGCCGTGACCTTTGTGGTGCCGGTGTTTGCGCTGGGTTATGGCGCCGTGCTGCTGGGCGAAACCATCAGCCCCTGGATGGTCGGCTGCGGCGCGGTGATCGTGCTGGGCACGGCGCTGTCCACGGGCCTGCTCAAATTCGGCAAATGA
- a CDS encoding methylated-DNA--[protein]-cysteine S-methyltransferase encodes MKFDPTIVQTRFESPLGPMIVAATARGLAGVWFEGQRHLPDHAHWPHQPDHPVLAQAVQQLHEYYAGRRSRFELPLDLQGGTPFQQSVWQALLAIPPGETTSYGQLSQGIGKPAAVRAVGAAVGRNPVSVIVPCHRVLGTDGSLTGYAGGLERKTALLQLEGALI; translated from the coding sequence ATGAAATTCGACCCCACCATCGTTCAAACCCGTTTCGAGAGCCCGCTGGGCCCCATGATCGTCGCGGCCACGGCGCGCGGCCTGGCCGGCGTCTGGTTCGAGGGCCAGCGCCATCTGCCCGACCACGCGCACTGGCCCCACCAGCCCGACCACCCGGTGCTGGCGCAGGCGGTGCAGCAGCTGCACGAGTACTACGCCGGCCGGCGCAGCCGCTTTGAGCTGCCGCTGGACCTGCAGGGCGGCACGCCGTTCCAGCAGTCGGTGTGGCAAGCGCTGCTGGCCATCCCGCCAGGCGAGACCACGAGCTACGGCCAGCTGAGCCAGGGCATCGGCAAGCCGGCCGCCGTGCGCGCCGTGGGCGCGGCCGTGGGCCGCAACCCGGTGAGCGTGATCGTGCCCTGCCATCGCGTGCTGGGCACTGATGGTTCCCTCACCGGCTATGCCGGCGGGCTGGAACGCAAGACCGCGCTGCTGCAGCTGGAAGGCGCATTGATCTGA
- a CDS encoding carboxylesterase family protein, with the protein MIRLALTCAVALLCLLQGCASVTPAPDGTLRRTSYGPVLGSNDGAGTYSWKGVPFARPPVGELRWRAPQEPLAWSATRPATQFAPACVQTGRLYGPGLNNRYDATIGTTLGKTLGSEDCLYLNIWAPATATRSARPVIVFVHGGSNITGYTADPVYDGAALAKSQDAVVVSVNYRLGVFGFLNAQPLKTGKAEEDSGNFALLDIVKALDFVRNEISGFGGDPTRVTLMGQSAGAVNVYALLTSPMVVARPTPLFHRLVALSGGISTPATLPAGSIAAIQPESLWATRGEALVVQSLIADKVAVDEADARARIKDASGTRAMADYLRQLPADTLLGTVRTRLAPRGMSASNPIPDGWVVARDPITSIREGRYLKVPVMAGKTRDETKLFPQLLAIRPSLGGTSGRLLDDAAVFKLVSGYDPEAPAASTAEQWIPAAYLPVTQPQTGFDARTAELDRIWFGAMRNDVLGALRTRQSSVWAYDFSWDQLPPPFDSIYGAAHTFDLPFIFGNFSPSLYSNILFTKRNAPGRQALSVAMMRSLGEFARRGDPNQAQLGVNWKPWPARIVFDADATATRIGEQDR; encoded by the coding sequence ATGATCCGCCTGGCCCTCACCTGTGCCGTTGCGTTGCTCTGCCTGCTTCAGGGGTGCGCCAGCGTCACGCCGGCCCCTGACGGGACGCTTCGCCGAACCTCCTACGGCCCGGTTCTGGGCAGCAACGATGGCGCTGGCACCTACAGCTGGAAGGGTGTTCCGTTTGCACGCCCCCCCGTGGGCGAGCTTCGCTGGAGAGCCCCGCAGGAACCCCTGGCATGGTCGGCCACGCGGCCCGCAACACAGTTCGCGCCCGCCTGCGTGCAGACCGGACGCCTGTATGGCCCCGGGCTGAACAACCGCTATGACGCCACCATCGGGACCACGCTTGGGAAAACACTTGGGTCAGAGGACTGCCTGTATCTCAACATCTGGGCCCCCGCGACGGCCACGCGCTCGGCACGCCCCGTGATTGTTTTCGTCCACGGCGGCAGCAACATCACTGGCTACACGGCAGACCCTGTCTACGACGGGGCTGCCCTGGCAAAAAGCCAGGATGCGGTGGTGGTGTCGGTCAACTACAGGCTCGGGGTGTTCGGATTCCTCAACGCACAGCCGCTCAAGACCGGAAAGGCCGAGGAAGACTCTGGCAACTTCGCGCTGCTCGATATCGTCAAGGCCCTCGACTTTGTCAGAAACGAAATATCGGGCTTTGGCGGGGACCCGACCCGTGTGACCCTGATGGGTCAATCCGCCGGTGCCGTCAACGTGTATGCGCTGCTCACGTCGCCAATGGTGGTCGCCCGCCCGACGCCCCTGTTCCACCGGCTGGTGGCCTTGAGCGGCGGAATCTCCACGCCCGCCACATTGCCCGCAGGCTCCATTGCGGCCATTCAGCCCGAGTCGCTGTGGGCCACCCGGGGTGAGGCCCTGGTGGTTCAGTCGCTGATCGCCGACAAGGTGGCGGTTGACGAGGCCGACGCCCGGGCACGCATCAAGGACGCAAGCGGAACGCGTGCGATGGCAGACTATCTGCGCCAACTCCCGGCCGACACGCTGCTGGGCACCGTGCGGACACGACTGGCCCCGCGTGGAATGTCCGCATCCAATCCCATCCCTGATGGCTGGGTCGTCGCGCGCGACCCGATCACATCGATCCGCGAGGGCCGCTACCTGAAGGTCCCCGTGATGGCAGGCAAGACGCGCGATGAAACCAAACTGTTCCCGCAACTGCTCGCCATACGGCCCAGCCTGGGCGGAACCAGCGGGCGGCTGCTCGATGACGCAGCCGTATTCAAGCTTGTTTCGGGTTACGACCCGGAGGCGCCTGCGGCCTCCACCGCAGAGCAATGGATCCCCGCTGCCTACCTGCCTGTGACGCAGCCGCAGACCGGGTTTGATGCCCGGACGGCGGAGCTGGACCGCATCTGGTTCGGCGCCATGCGAAACGACGTGCTTGGCGCCTTGCGCACTCGGCAATCCAGTGTCTGGGCTTATGACTTTTCATGGGACCAGTTGCCCCCGCCCTTCGACAGCATCTACGGCGCAGCCCATACCTTCGACCTGCCATTCATCTTCGGCAATTTCAGCCCTTCGCTTTACTCGAACATCCTGTTCACGAAGAGAAACGCGCCCGGGCGGCAAGCCCTGTCCGTCGCCATGATGCGGAGCCTGGGCGAATTTGCACGCCGTGGTGACCCCAACCAGGCGCAACTCGGCGTGAACTGGAAGCCCTGGCCCGCCCGCATTGTTTTCGACGCGGACGCCACAGCGACCCGCATTGGCGAGCAGGACCGGTAA